In one Marinilabiliales bacterium genomic region, the following are encoded:
- a CDS encoding aromatic hydrocarbon degradation protein: MKKLFTLILIAGFAIHSAWAGGIMTNTNQSASYIRMLARDASLGIDAVYYNPAGLTRLSDGFHLSLSNQSIWQTRKIDNTMPLLNSGYYQGDVSAPLFPSVYAVYKTGRLAVSGGFMPVGGGGGAEYERGLPSFETTFAAVPAQLTNFGLPTNAYDIDIFFEGSSIFFGGQLGVSYQLADMIDVYGGLRYVTATNTYKGHLRNFTVNPAHPLNPGGGMVSGSEFLNNLAAVASGAAQSVQPLIDGGAGSLTLDQAVQMTLISEEQAMQLAGGLGAMYDASMTINQVQGAYSTTAMTAAGFAGELTDRRVDARQTGSAIAPLLGVNLQLSDQLNIGIKYEFLTKLELENDTEIDETGMFPDRAKTRSDMPAMLSVGAAFKATPQLNIAGGVHYYFDKSADYGKTVGGTRVDNDVVIDNNFIELALGLEYDVTESLLVSTGYLRTITGVNEKYHSDLSHSLSTHSIGLGGRYAINDMIAVNLGFLMTFYDEDQKEFTMQGLPPFTEIYNREVMVFAIGLDFTF, translated from the coding sequence ATGAAAAAACTTTTTACTTTGATTTTGATCGCAGGCTTTGCGATCCATTCTGCATGGGCAGGTGGTATTATGACCAATACCAACCAGAGTGCCTCATATATAAGGATGCTTGCCCGTGATGCCTCCCTTGGCATCGATGCAGTTTATTACAACCCGGCGGGATTGACACGACTTTCAGATGGATTCCATCTTTCGCTCAGCAATCAATCTATCTGGCAGACAAGAAAAATCGACAATACAATGCCTCTTCTCAACAGCGGTTATTACCAGGGTGATGTTTCAGCCCCCCTGTTCCCTTCCGTTTATGCCGTATACAAGACTGGCAGACTCGCCGTATCGGGTGGTTTTATGCCCGTTGGCGGTGGCGGCGGAGCCGAATATGAAAGAGGGCTTCCTTCATTTGAGACTACTTTTGCTGCTGTTCCTGCGCAATTGACCAATTTTGGACTTCCAACGAACGCTTATGATATTGATATCTTTTTTGAAGGCTCTTCCATATTTTTCGGCGGACAACTTGGAGTGAGCTACCAACTTGCCGACATGATTGATGTATACGGCGGATTGCGGTACGTTACTGCTACCAATACCTACAAGGGACACCTTCGTAATTTTACGGTTAACCCCGCTCACCCCCTCAATCCCGGTGGAGGAATGGTTAGCGGAAGCGAATTCCTTAACAACCTTGCTGCCGTTGCTTCAGGAGCTGCCCAGAGTGTTCAGCCTCTTATAGACGGTGGAGCCGGATCACTTACGCTTGATCAGGCTGTTCAGATGACTCTTATTTCAGAGGAACAGGCCATGCAGCTGGCCGGGGGACTGGGAGCAATGTATGATGCATCGATGACCATAAACCAGGTTCAGGGGGCATATTCCACCACAGCTATGACCGCGGCCGGATTTGCTGGCGAGTTGACAGACAGGCGTGTAGATGCGCGCCAGACCGGTTCGGCTATTGCCCCTTTGCTGGGTGTCAACCTGCAGCTTTCAGACCAGTTGAATATCGGGATCAAATATGAATTCCTTACAAAGCTTGAGCTTGAGAATGACACCGAAATAGATGAAACCGGCATGTTCCCCGACAGGGCTAAAACACGCAGTGATATGCCGGCCATGCTGTCGGTAGGCGCCGCATTCAAGGCAACACCCCAGCTGAACATTGCAGGCGGGGTTCACTACTACTTCGACAAGTCGGCCGATTACGGGAAGACTGTCGGAGGGACCAGGGTAGACAATGATGTTGTCATCGACAATAATTTCATTGAGCTGGCTCTCGGACTTGAATATGATGTTACTGAAAGCCTGCTTGTAAGTACAGGCTATCTCCGTACCATAACAGGGGTGAATGAAAAATATCACAGTGACCTCAGCCACAGCCTTTCAACTCATTCTATCGGATTGGGAGGACGTTACGCCATCAACGATATGATTGCTGTTAACCTGGGCTTCCTTATGACATTCTATGATGAAGACCAGAAGGAATTCACCATGCAGGGCCTGCCTCCGTTCACGGAGATCTATAACCGTGAAGTTATGGTATTTGCGATAGGACTTGACTTTACGTTCTAG
- a CDS encoding phosphofructokinase, translating into MATTKKVKGIIGILTGGGDVPGLNPAIRAVTIRAIREGYKVIGIRRGWAGIMEMKPEPKANNKEFYLDLTEEIVNKAGRTGGTFLHSSRTNPSKVKKNQVPEHLKDKYKEEINDLTPEVLKNLAYLNIDFLIPIGGDDTLSYGVRLYKEGFKVIAIPKTMDNDVPGTDYCIGFSTCITRTIMMTHILRTSAGSHERFLVLEVFGRYAGFTAMLPTMAGAANRCVIPEYKFDMEKLTRLMVEDRKKNPSNYSVVLVSEGAMFEGGEMVFQNQEKDAYGHAKLGGIGDLVSSEMVQLSAKYNGGRPINVINQKLGYLVRGGDPDAIDSIAPMAFGNLALDLILKGIHGRLVVLQNGRYDNVPIDVVTSSKKLVDVRKHYNTDRLRPIYESFEMKPLFLMTGETDN; encoded by the coding sequence ATGGCAACAACAAAGAAGGTAAAAGGAATTATTGGAATCCTTACCGGAGGAGGAGACGTTCCGGGACTGAATCCCGCCATAAGGGCGGTTACTATAAGGGCTATCCGCGAAGGGTATAAGGTAATAGGCATCAGGAGAGGATGGGCCGGCATAATGGAGATGAAACCCGAACCCAAAGCCAACAACAAGGAGTTCTATCTTGATCTTACAGAAGAGATCGTCAACAAAGCCGGCCGGACAGGGGGCACCTTCCTGCACAGTTCCCGGACCAACCCAAGCAAGGTAAAGAAGAACCAGGTTCCGGAGCATCTGAAGGACAAATACAAGGAAGAGATCAATGACCTTACACCCGAGGTACTGAAGAACCTGGCCTATCTGAACATTGATTTCCTTATACCTATAGGTGGTGACGACACTCTGAGTTACGGTGTAAGGCTATACAAGGAAGGCTTCAAGGTAATTGCAATTCCCAAAACCATGGATAACGATGTTCCGGGAACCGATTACTGCATTGGGTTCAGTACCTGTATAACCCGTACAATAATGATGACCCATATTCTGCGCACATCAGCAGGATCACATGAGCGTTTCCTGGTGCTTGAGGTGTTCGGCAGGTATGCAGGATTTACCGCAATGTTGCCAACCATGGCCGGAGCAGCAAACCGCTGTGTAATCCCCGAGTACAAATTCGACATGGAAAAACTGACCAGGCTGATGGTGGAAGACCGCAAGAAGAACCCCAGCAACTACTCGGTAGTTTTGGTTTCAGAAGGCGCCATGTTTGAAGGTGGAGAAATGGTGTTCCAAAACCAGGAAAAAGACGCATACGGGCATGCCAAGCTTGGCGGCATAGGCGACCTCGTTTCAAGTGAGATGGTTCAGCTTTCGGCTAAATATAACGGAGGAAGGCCTATCAATGTAATTAACCAGAAACTTGGATACCTGGTAAGGGGAGGTGATCCCGACGCAATTGACTCGATCGCCCCCATGGCTTTCGGCAATCTGGCACTTGACCTTATACTCAAGGGAATACACGGAAGGCTTGTAGTCCTTCAGAACGGCCGGTACGACAACGTACCTATTGATGTTGTTACCAGCTCGAAGAAACTGGTAGACGTTCGGAAACATTACAACACCGACAGGCTGAGGCCGATCTACGAAAGCTTTGAAATGAAGCCCCTCTTCCTGATGACCGGAGAAACCGATAACTGA
- a CDS encoding phenylalanine--tRNA ligase subunit beta yields the protein MKIALNWMKQYLETGLDESEIAGILTDIGLEVEGIETFESVAGGLEKVVVGEVVSCRKHPGADKLVLAGVNTGEGRTRQIVCGAPNVSEGQKVIVALPGSELQFSNRTLRISETTIRGEESEGMICAEDELGLGDSHEGIMVLDNDAVPGTPAAEYFRIEKDTVFEIGLTPNRIDAASHFGVARDLAARLGLTEAVRLYRPSVEDFRPDNDSFPVEIIIDDPQACKRYSGLTICGITLAPSPQWLQNRLRSIGLKPVNNVVDITNFVLHETGQPLHAFNASSIKGKKVIVGHLPPGSKLITLDDEEREIDAEDLIICNESEGMCIAGVLGGKYTGVDENTTDIFLESACFDPISVRKTARRHGISTDASFRFERGTDPSVTVYALKRAALLIKEIAGGDISSDVTDVYPVSAEPAMILLDTGYVNTLVGTAIPLDEIRKILSSLDFRIAEEKKESLLVEAPLYRVEVTRPADVVEEILRIYGYNRVPVPLTVHSTLSYSEKPDREKYLHTVAGLLSSLGFNEIMCNSLTRSSYYKELQAFPEKHLVKILNPLSTDLDSLRQTLLFGGLETILYNSNRKNSDLRLYEFGNVYSCTESGSGKKGLEKYSESMQLGLFLSGKTSKPLWNSNDKDADFFDIKAYVSSVFKRTGLDQEEFEHNETKSDIFSYGLRISKGKEIFAEFGKVDPRICSITGIKNSVFFASIWWETMVNEASRKKIAYSELPRFPEVRRDLAMELDREVNYSTIKEIAYKTEKKLLKDIVLFDIYEGEKIAPGKKSYAVSFILQDIKGTMRDETIDAVMVKLAGAFEREAGARIRK from the coding sequence ATGAAGATAGCACTGAACTGGATGAAACAATACCTGGAAACAGGCCTTGATGAGTCTGAAATAGCCGGTATCCTCACAGACATCGGACTGGAAGTGGAAGGCATTGAAACTTTTGAGTCTGTTGCCGGGGGACTGGAAAAGGTGGTTGTGGGAGAAGTTGTTTCATGCAGAAAGCACCCGGGAGCCGACAAGCTTGTGCTGGCCGGCGTAAATACCGGCGAAGGAAGAACCCGTCAGATTGTATGCGGGGCCCCGAATGTGTCGGAAGGGCAAAAAGTGATTGTTGCCCTCCCTGGATCTGAGCTTCAGTTCAGCAACAGAACGCTCAGGATCAGTGAAACCACAATCAGGGGAGAAGAATCAGAAGGGATGATATGTGCCGAGGATGAGCTGGGACTGGGTGATTCACATGAAGGTATCATGGTGCTTGATAATGATGCTGTACCCGGCACACCTGCAGCTGAATACTTCAGAATTGAGAAAGACACCGTGTTTGAGATTGGCCTTACCCCTAACAGAATTGATGCTGCTTCTCATTTCGGTGTTGCACGTGATCTTGCCGCAAGGCTGGGTTTAACTGAGGCCGTCAGGCTTTACCGGCCTTCTGTTGAGGATTTCAGACCTGACAATGACAGCTTTCCGGTTGAAATTATTATTGATGATCCGCAGGCGTGCAAAAGGTATAGCGGACTGACCATTTGCGGCATTACTTTGGCCCCTTCGCCTCAATGGCTTCAGAACAGGCTGAGGTCCATAGGGCTTAAACCTGTAAACAATGTGGTCGACATAACCAATTTCGTCCTTCATGAAACGGGGCAGCCACTCCATGCTTTTAACGCGTCCAGTATAAAAGGCAAAAAGGTGATTGTGGGACATCTTCCCCCCGGCTCAAAACTTATCACGCTCGATGACGAAGAGAGGGAGATTGATGCCGAAGACCTGATAATCTGTAATGAGAGCGAAGGAATGTGTATAGCTGGTGTGCTTGGAGGCAAATACACCGGGGTTGACGAAAACACCACTGACATTTTTTTGGAAAGTGCCTGCTTCGACCCAATATCTGTAAGAAAAACAGCCCGCCGGCACGGGATAAGCACCGATGCCTCATTCAGGTTTGAACGCGGAACCGACCCCTCCGTCACAGTTTACGCCCTTAAACGGGCCGCTCTACTTATAAAGGAAATAGCCGGCGGCGATATATCGTCGGATGTGACCGATGTTTACCCGGTTTCAGCCGAACCGGCCATGATCCTGCTCGATACCGGATATGTTAATACTCTTGTGGGGACGGCAATACCCCTTGATGAAATCAGGAAAATCCTCTCTTCTCTCGATTTCAGGATCGCTGAAGAAAAAAAGGAAAGTTTGCTGGTTGAGGCACCCCTTTACAGGGTGGAGGTTACCAGGCCGGCAGATGTGGTAGAGGAGATCCTTCGCATATACGGTTACAACCGGGTACCGGTGCCTCTTACTGTGCACTCCACACTTTCGTACTCAGAAAAACCCGACCGCGAGAAATACCTGCACACCGTGGCCGGCTTGTTGAGCAGCCTGGGATTTAACGAGATCATGTGCAACTCGCTTACAAGGTCCTCTTATTATAAAGAGCTTCAAGCCTTTCCTGAAAAACATCTTGTGAAAATATTAAACCCCCTCAGCACCGATCTTGACAGCCTGCGTCAGACTCTGCTTTTTGGGGGACTCGAAACGATTCTTTACAATTCAAACAGAAAGAATTCCGACCTCCGACTTTATGAGTTTGGCAATGTATATAGCTGCACTGAATCCGGTTCAGGAAAAAAGGGGCTGGAAAAGTATTCGGAGAGTATGCAACTGGGACTTTTCCTTTCGGGGAAAACTTCGAAGCCCTTATGGAACAGTAATGATAAGGACGCCGACTTTTTCGATATAAAAGCCTATGTTTCATCTGTTTTTAAAAGAACAGGGCTGGATCAGGAAGAATTTGAACATAATGAAACGAAATCGGACATATTTAGTTACGGATTAAGAATTTCAAAAGGAAAGGAAATATTTGCCGAATTCGGGAAAGTTGATCCCCGTATTTGCAGTATCACAGGTATAAAAAACAGTGTGTTTTTTGCCAGTATATGGTGGGAGACTATGGTTAATGAAGCATCCAGAAAGAAGATCGCCTATTCTGAATTACCACGCTTCCCCGAAGTGCGGCGTGATCTCGCCATGGAACTTGACAGGGAGGTTAATTACAGTACAATAAAAGAAATTGCCTATAAAACAGAGAAAAAACTTTTAAAAGACATAGTTCTTTTTGATATTTACGAAGGAGAAAAAATAGCCCCCGGCAAAAAATCCTACGCGGTCAGTTTTATATTGCAGGATATTAAGGGAACAATGCGTGACGAGACCATAGATGCTGTCATGGTGAAACTGGCCGGGGCATTTGAAAGGGAAGCCGGAGCGAGGATCAGGAAATAA
- the surE gene encoding 5'/3'-nucleotidase SurE yields the protein MKPDNNRPLILVTNDDGVNAPGLKTLIEMALKIGDVVAVAPDEGRSGMSHAITIKYPLRIKRIREDEGLELWSCSGTPADCVKLAVNQLLDRKPALLLSGINHGSNSSISVVYSGTMAAAIEGGLHGIPSVGLSITDFSSRPDFSSCILYGEKIIKKTLTDGLPPGICLNVNFPSVPSANIGGIRICRQARGLWIEEFDKRTDPHKRDYYWLTGYFENYEPDAEDTDEWALRNNFVSVVPVRTDYSDREAMAKLTAAYEKAGT from the coding sequence TTGAAACCAGACAATAACAGGCCCCTGATTTTGGTGACCAATGATGACGGGGTTAATGCTCCCGGACTTAAGACCCTGATAGAGATGGCCCTGAAAATTGGAGATGTGGTTGCTGTCGCTCCCGATGAAGGCAGGTCAGGTATGTCACATGCAATTACCATTAAATACCCTTTGAGGATTAAAAGGATCAGGGAAGATGAGGGTCTTGAATTATGGTCCTGCTCAGGAACTCCGGCCGATTGTGTAAAACTGGCCGTCAACCAGCTGCTGGACCGGAAACCAGCGCTTCTGCTGTCGGGCATAAACCATGGCTCAAATTCGTCCATATCGGTTGTTTACAGTGGCACCATGGCAGCTGCAATTGAGGGAGGGCTGCATGGTATACCCAGTGTTGGACTTTCCATAACCGATTTTTCATCAAGACCTGATTTTTCAAGCTGTATCCTTTATGGTGAGAAGATAATTAAAAAGACTCTGACAGACGGACTGCCCCCGGGGATATGCCTTAATGTTAACTTTCCCAGCGTGCCTTCGGCGAATATAGGGGGAATCAGGATATGCAGACAGGCAAGAGGACTTTGGATCGAGGAGTTTGACAAGCGGACAGATCCTCACAAGAGGGATTATTACTGGCTTACAGGTTATTTTGAGAACTATGAGCCCGATGCTGAAGATACAGACGAATGGGCGCTCAGAAACAATTTTGTGTCGGTAGTCCCTGTAAGGACCGATTATTCTGACCGGGAGGCGATGGCAAAACTTACTGCTGCTTATGAGAAAGCCGGAACTTAA
- a CDS encoding lipid-A-disaccharide synthase: protein MRYYIIAGEASGDLHGSKLMKAIRDFDPDADFRFWGGDLMKAAGGTLVRHINTTSFMGFWEVLKNIGKIFRALRLCRKDLIRFSPDALILIDYPGFNLRMARYAKKHGIRVIYYISPKVWAWNSSRVKIIKKYVDHMLTILPFETEFFRRYGFQVDYVGNPVADAIENRSCRSESAEMFRTRTGVGDKPLIAVLPGSRIQEINGCLPVMLSVAGRFSGYRFVIAGAPSVPPDIYQRITGGKFTVLFNETYALLQHSSAAIVVSGTATLETGLLGIPFVVCYRGSFVSYQIARMFIRVRYISLVNLILEKEVVRELLQDRLSSRNLAEEMDRILSDHVYRENMLSEMNRLRLLVGSAGASERAAGKIAGYLGIGK from the coding sequence ATGAGGTATTACATCATTGCCGGCGAGGCCTCCGGTGACCTGCACGGTTCCAAGCTTATGAAGGCTATCAGGGATTTTGATCCTGATGCAGATTTCAGGTTCTGGGGGGGTGACCTTATGAAGGCCGCGGGTGGCACACTGGTCCGACATATAAACACCACCAGTTTCATGGGATTCTGGGAGGTTTTGAAGAATATCGGGAAAATATTCAGGGCCCTGCGCCTTTGCAGGAAAGATCTGATCAGGTTCAGCCCCGATGCACTGATACTTATCGATTACCCCGGCTTTAACCTCCGGATGGCACGGTATGCCAAAAAGCACGGGATCAGGGTTATTTACTATATCTCCCCGAAAGTATGGGCCTGGAACAGTTCGCGGGTGAAAATCATAAAAAAATATGTAGACCATATGCTGACCATTCTTCCGTTCGAGACAGAATTTTTCAGGCGATATGGCTTTCAGGTGGATTATGTGGGCAACCCTGTTGCTGATGCTATAGAAAACCGGAGTTGCAGGAGTGAGAGTGCTGAAATGTTCAGGACCAGGACAGGCGTCGGCGATAAACCCCTGATAGCTGTTCTTCCCGGAAGCAGGATCCAGGAGATCAACGGATGCCTGCCTGTTATGCTGTCTGTTGCAGGCCGGTTCAGTGGTTACCGGTTTGTGATAGCAGGGGCACCATCTGTTCCACCAGATATTTACCAGAGGATTACCGGAGGGAAATTTACCGTATTGTTCAATGAAACCTATGCCTTGCTGCAGCACTCTTCGGCAGCGATAGTAGTAAGCGGTACGGCTACCCTGGAGACCGGACTCCTTGGTATTCCGTTTGTGGTATGTTACCGGGGCTCGTTTGTGTCGTATCAGATAGCCCGGATGTTTATAAGGGTCAGGTATATCTCTCTTGTAAACCTTATACTTGAAAAGGAGGTGGTCAGGGAACTATTGCAGGACCGGTTGAGCAGCAGGAACCTGGCTGAAGAGATGGACCGGATCCTATCCGATCATGTATACCGGGAGAATATGCTTTCGGAGATGAACAGGCTGCGATTACTGGTTGGCAGCGCAGGTGCCTCAGAGAGGGCTGCCGGTAAAATTGCCGGCTACCTGGGAATTGGCAAATAA
- a CDS encoding SpoIID/LytB domain-containing protein: MRSLYVIIALMLFTVPARPGNFLISLFNEQSLSSIMVSAEKGRYTLTADGNEIGIYGHNELLYIAIRGDSLMVRDQSGPIGVFSRVSFSETLEFSLFGIKPSEPAAERSLYYGNLEVRSEYGRLSIINKVDEHNYLGGVVEAEAGNGWSQMFYMVQAIISRTYLYGNINRHSDEDFHLCDAVHCQVYKGRLTGNETIYEAVSLTEGLVIVNDDNTLITAAFHSNCGGQTVNSEDAWVVYRSYLRSITDPYCRGGRNASWHADIDGDEWQEYLARHGFDPGDTGPGRQSFSLRQPARQSFYTIGEVSIPLRVIRNDWNLRSAWFDIDVSNPSGMLRFRGRGHGHGVGLCQEGAMEMAARGYNFIDILQFYYNGVKVKQIDELF; this comes from the coding sequence ATGAGAAGTCTATATGTGATAATTGCTTTAATGTTGTTTACTGTGCCGGCACGACCCGGCAACTTCCTGATCAGCCTGTTCAATGAACAGTCATTGTCGTCAATAATGGTCTCGGCTGAAAAGGGACGGTACACACTGACTGCAGACGGAAACGAGATCGGGATTTATGGTCATAATGAACTGTTGTATATAGCAATACGTGGCGACAGCCTGATGGTCAGGGATCAGTCCGGGCCTATTGGTGTTTTTTCGAGGGTGTCATTCAGTGAGACCTTGGAGTTCAGCCTGTTCGGCATAAAGCCTTCCGAACCGGCAGCAGAAAGATCCCTGTATTACGGCAACCTTGAAGTGCGGTCAGAGTACGGTCGCCTGAGCATCATAAACAAAGTTGATGAACACAACTACCTGGGTGGCGTCGTTGAGGCAGAAGCCGGTAACGGATGGTCACAGATGTTTTACATGGTACAGGCAATAATAAGCCGGACTTACCTTTATGGAAATATCAACAGGCATTCAGACGAAGATTTCCACCTTTGTGACGCGGTTCATTGCCAGGTTTACAAGGGGCGTCTTACAGGTAATGAAACTATCTATGAAGCTGTCAGCCTCACGGAAGGGCTGGTAATTGTTAATGATGACAATACCCTGATCACTGCTGCTTTTCATTCCAATTGCGGTGGACAAACAGTTAACTCAGAGGATGCCTGGGTCGTTTACAGGTCCTATCTGCGCTCCATAACCGATCCTTATTGCAGGGGAGGCCGCAATGCATCGTGGCATGCGGATATTGACGGGGATGAGTGGCAGGAATACCTTGCACGGCATGGGTTTGATCCGGGAGATACAGGGCCGGGTCGCCAGTCATTCAGTCTCCGGCAACCTGCAAGGCAGTCTTTCTATACGATAGGAGAGGTAAGCATCCCTTTAAGGGTGATCAGGAATGACTGGAATCTGAGGTCGGCCTGGTTTGATATAGATGTGTCCAATCCTTCGGGAATGCTCCGTTTCAGGGGAAGGGGACACGGTCATGGTGTAGGACTATGCCAGGAAGGAGCAATGGAAATGGCTGCCCGTGGTTATAATTTTATTGATATATTGCAGTTCTACTATAATGGCGTAAAAGTAAAACAAATTGATGAACTGTTCTGA
- the gldG gene encoding gliding motility-associated ABC transporter substrate-binding protein GldG, which yields MFVLVLKEVGSFFSSLTGYVSAGVFLVVSGLFIWVFPGELNIPDSGYATLDTLFIIAPWVFLFLVPAVTMRLFAEEKRSGTLELLHVRPLSDLNIVTAKFAAAVVLIVITLLPTLIWFWSVHSLGNPPGNLDAGAIWGSYIGLVFLASCYAAIGLFASSLTGNQIFAFILTVLLCFFFFTGFEMISILPLPSGIQELLLHLGINEHYRSVSRGVVDSRNIVYFLSLITFFVYLTANVLEGRKKRHYAGPAFLLGGLVLIGMISGHVYYRADLTADKRYTLSDASREVLNRLDDVVHVRVYLDGDLPAGFRRMRNSVRDLLDEFRVVAGTRLHYEFIDPSDFDDASVRNDLFRQLHGKGLNPTNIEITERGGGRSQRLVFPGALVTYKGLEIPVNLLRNNPALHAEQNLNNSIQGLEYEFASALYSITDPEARRIAFIEGHGELDEMLVSGASNAMARYYDIYRGRIDPDDPRSLDDYDAVIIAKPLRPFSEREKYVIDQYIMRGGSVMWFIDPVAIDLDSLTYQSEAVALIKDLNLDDQLFRYGVRLNPNLIMDINCLLIPVNVGLAGQEARFVPAPWYFSPLLAGDDNHPVTRGLNYVKAEFASVIDTVGTDPLIRRDVLLRSSPATRVVNAPVLVSLDMARKEPRSSDFNLGGQPVAVMLEGEFTSVFANRIISGIIGRDDPGFRDRGELTRMLVVSDGDIIRNDVTVSGGVPEPLPLGYDRYSEQTFGNREFIVNALNYLLDEHGLMELRTRELRLRLLDRQRLREERTAWQVINLTVPFILIVIAGLIYNYIRKRLYSYR from the coding sequence ATGTTTGTACTGGTATTAAAAGAAGTAGGCAGCTTTTTCAGTTCACTCACAGGCTATGTTTCTGCCGGAGTGTTCCTCGTGGTGAGCGGGCTCTTTATATGGGTATTCCCCGGAGAGCTCAACATACCCGACAGCGGGTATGCAACACTTGATACACTCTTTATTATTGCTCCATGGGTTTTCCTTTTCCTGGTACCTGCCGTAACCATGCGATTGTTTGCCGAAGAAAAAAGGTCAGGCACCCTTGAGCTGCTGCACGTTAGGCCTTTAAGTGATCTTAATATTGTCACTGCCAAGTTTGCCGCCGCAGTTGTTTTGATTGTCATTACCCTGCTGCCCACGCTAATCTGGTTCTGGTCTGTTCACTCCCTCGGAAATCCCCCGGGTAATCTTGATGCCGGCGCCATCTGGGGATCCTATATCGGACTTGTATTTCTGGCAAGCTGTTATGCCGCGATAGGCCTTTTCGCATCTTCTCTTACAGGGAACCAGATCTTTGCCTTCATACTGACCGTGCTTCTGTGCTTTTTCTTCTTTACGGGTTTTGAGATGATCAGCATTCTGCCTTTGCCTTCAGGTATCCAGGAACTCCTTCTTCACCTGGGTATAAATGAACATTACAGGTCTGTTTCAAGAGGAGTGGTCGATTCGCGCAACATAGTCTATTTCCTCTCACTTATCACTTTCTTTGTTTACCTTACCGCGAACGTTTTGGAAGGCAGGAAGAAAAGGCATTATGCGGGGCCGGCCTTCCTGCTGGGGGGACTGGTACTGATAGGTATGATCTCAGGACATGTTTATTACAGGGCTGATCTGACGGCAGACAAGCGTTACACGCTTTCAGACGCCTCCCGCGAGGTTCTCAACAGGCTCGATGATGTGGTTCATGTCAGGGTTTACCTTGATGGTGACCTGCCTGCAGGTTTCAGACGTATGAGGAACTCGGTAAGGGATTTGCTTGATGAGTTCAGGGTGGTCGCAGGCACAAGGCTGCATTATGAATTCATTGACCCTTCAGATTTTGATGATGCTTCGGTAAGGAACGATCTGTTCAGGCAGTTGCATGGCAAGGGCCTTAATCCCACAAATATCGAAATAACGGAAAGGGGAGGAGGACGTTCCCAAAGGCTTGTTTTTCCAGGAGCTTTAGTCACTTACAAGGGACTTGAGATCCCGGTGAATCTTTTAAGGAATAATCCTGCGCTGCACGCTGAGCAGAACCTGAACAATTCCATACAGGGACTCGAATATGAATTTGCCAGTGCTTTGTACTCGATAACAGATCCTGAAGCCAGAAGGATTGCGTTTATAGAAGGGCACGGAGAGCTCGATGAAATGCTGGTGTCGGGAGCCAGTAATGCTATGGCCCGGTATTATGATATATACCGGGGGCGTATTGACCCGGATGACCCCCGCAGCCTTGACGACTATGATGCAGTGATTATTGCCAAACCGCTCAGGCCTTTTTCCGAACGGGAAAAATATGTGATAGACCAGTATATAATGAGAGGCGGCAGTGTTATGTGGTTTATTGATCCGGTTGCTATCGATCTGGATAGCCTTACATATCAGAGTGAAGCTGTAGCCCTGATCAAGGATCTGAACCTGGATGACCAGCTTTTCCGGTATGGGGTAAGGCTTAATCCCAACCTCATAATGGATATAAACTGCCTTCTTATTCCGGTAAATGTGGGTCTGGCCGGACAGGAGGCCAGGTTTGTGCCTGCACCCTGGTATTTTTCTCCGCTTCTGGCAGGAGATGACAACCACCCCGTTACCAGGGGCCTTAACTATGTAAAAGCCGAATTTGCAAGTGTTATCGATACCGTTGGCACGGATCCGCTAATAAGACGGGACGTATTGCTTAGGTCTTCTCCCGCTACCCGCGTGGTCAATGCCCCTGTTCTTGTAAGTCTTGACATGGCCCGAAAGGAGCCTCGCAGCAGCGACTTTAACCTGGGTGGGCAGCCTGTTGCTGTAATGCTTGAGGGAGAGTTCACATCTGTTTTTGCCAACAGGATAATATCAGGGATAATAGGACGGGATGACCCCGGTTTCAGGGATAGGGGTGAATTGACCCGCATGCTGGTTGTCTCCGACGGAGATATAATAAGGAATGATGTTACCGTATCAGGAGGTGTACCTGAACCATTGCCGCTAGGTTATGACAGGTATTCGGAGCAGACATTCGGAAACAGGGAGTTTATCGTCAATGCCCTGAATTACCTTCTTGATGAACACGGGTTGATGGAGTTGCGAACCCGCGAGCTGAGACTGAGGTTGCTTGACCGCCAGAGATTGCGTGAAGAGCGTACTGCATGGCAGGTCATCAATCTCACGGTGCCATTTATCCTGATTGTTATTGCCGGACTTATTTATAATTATATCCGTAAAAGGCTCTACAGTTACAGATGA